A window from Trinickia violacea encodes these proteins:
- a CDS encoding Lrp/AsnC family transcriptional regulator, producing MSTDCKLDRIDLRILSQLQKRGRITNIELADAVGLSASPCLIRVKRLERAGYIVGYGAQIQFEKLGDLQLVFTEVTLADHRRDDFVNFVNAIKDVDEIVECHLASGGYDYLLKFVTRSVSHYQSIIEGLLERDIGIEKYFSYVIIKTAFLKTQYPLESLFSQNHH from the coding sequence ATGAGTACCGACTGCAAGCTGGACCGAATCGATCTGCGCATCCTCTCGCAACTGCAAAAGCGAGGGCGTATCACGAACATCGAGCTCGCCGACGCAGTCGGGCTGTCGGCGAGTCCATGCCTGATACGCGTCAAGCGTCTGGAGAGAGCTGGCTATATTGTCGGATATGGCGCGCAGATCCAGTTCGAAAAGCTCGGCGACCTGCAGCTCGTATTCACCGAGGTGACGCTTGCCGACCATCGCCGCGATGACTTCGTCAACTTCGTCAACGCGATCAAGGACGTCGACGAGATCGTCGAATGCCATCTGGCGAGCGGTGGTTACGACTATCTGCTGAAGTTTGTCACACGCAGTGTCAGCCACTATCAGAGCATCATTGAAGGGCTACTGGAGCGCGATATCGGCATCGAGAAGTACTTCAGCTACGTCATCATCAAAACCGCGTTCCTGAAGACCCAGTATCCCCTCGAATCACTCTTCTCGCAAAACCATCATTAG
- a CDS encoding ABC transporter substrate-binding protein has protein sequence MHKINMPDAAAGVGAELEQLTGKGLSRRNLLRAMAAGGMLSMTGTGLLAASGSAFAQQNPKKGGKIRVATQSASTADTLDPAKGALSTDYVRANMFYNGLTELDSHLGAKMALAESLESKDATVWVVKLRKGVQFHDGKALAPADVVYSIMRHKDPATASKAKTLADQIKDAKATGANEVTITLEGPNADLPVILATSHFMIIKDGTKDFKTAVGTGPFKLKEFSPGVHTVGVRNETYWKTGLPHLDEIELIGIGDEPARVNALLSGDVQLINAVTPNSAQQIKGSPGFSVLETKTGQYTDLIMRDEGGITGNEDFRQGMMYLLDREQILRAAFRGYGAIGNDQPIDPTNKYYFAGLPQRTFDPDKAKFHFQKAKLGGTPLQVYASPAATGSVEIAMLLQAAAPQAGLNLQVSRVPADGYWSNHWMKHPLSFGNVNARPSADVLFTQFFKSDAPWNEANWKNPKFDQMLIAARGEPDEAKRKKIYGDMQVLVHETGGIGIPLFVSSLDGHTTRLKGLGSIPLAGLMGFTFAEHVWLES, from the coding sequence ATGCACAAGATAAATATGCCCGATGCTGCCGCCGGTGTCGGAGCTGAGCTCGAACAACTCACCGGCAAAGGCCTGTCGCGGCGCAATCTGCTTCGCGCGATGGCGGCAGGGGGAATGCTGTCGATGACCGGCACGGGATTGCTCGCGGCGAGCGGGTCGGCATTTGCCCAACAGAATCCAAAAAAGGGCGGCAAGATTCGCGTCGCGACTCAATCCGCATCCACTGCCGATACGCTGGACCCCGCGAAGGGCGCGTTGAGTACGGACTACGTGCGCGCCAACATGTTCTACAACGGTCTGACGGAACTCGACTCGCATCTCGGCGCAAAAATGGCGCTCGCAGAATCGCTGGAATCGAAGGATGCGACCGTGTGGGTCGTCAAGCTGCGCAAGGGCGTACAGTTCCACGACGGTAAGGCGCTGGCCCCCGCCGACGTAGTCTATTCGATCATGCGCCATAAAGACCCGGCGACCGCCTCGAAGGCGAAGACGCTCGCTGACCAGATCAAGGACGCGAAGGCGACGGGTGCGAACGAAGTGACGATCACGCTGGAAGGGCCGAACGCCGACCTGCCGGTGATTCTCGCGACCTCGCACTTCATGATCATCAAGGACGGTACGAAAGATTTCAAGACGGCCGTCGGCACCGGTCCGTTCAAGCTCAAGGAATTTTCGCCGGGCGTACACACCGTCGGCGTGCGCAACGAGACGTACTGGAAGACCGGCCTCCCGCATCTTGACGAGATCGAACTCATCGGCATCGGTGATGAACCGGCACGCGTCAACGCGTTGCTTTCCGGTGACGTGCAATTGATCAACGCAGTGACGCCCAATTCGGCGCAGCAGATCAAGGGGTCGCCCGGGTTTTCCGTGCTCGAGACGAAAACGGGCCAGTACACCGACCTGATCATGCGCGATGAAGGCGGCATTACGGGCAACGAGGATTTCCGCCAAGGCATGATGTACCTGTTAGACCGTGAGCAGATCCTCCGCGCGGCTTTTCGCGGCTACGGAGCAATCGGTAACGACCAGCCTATTGATCCGACGAACAAATACTACTTTGCGGGTCTGCCGCAGCGGACCTTTGATCCTGACAAGGCAAAATTCCATTTCCAGAAGGCAAAGCTTGGCGGAACGCCGCTGCAAGTTTACGCGTCGCCGGCGGCCACCGGATCGGTCGAAATCGCGATGCTGCTACAGGCGGCAGCGCCGCAGGCAGGGCTCAACCTCCAGGTGAGCCGCGTTCCGGCGGACGGCTACTGGTCGAACCACTGGATGAAGCATCCGCTCAGCTTTGGCAACGTCAACGCACGGCCGAGCGCAGACGTGCTCTTCACGCAGTTCTTCAAGTCCGACGCGCCATGGAATGAAGCGAACTGGAAGAACCCGAAATTTGACCAGATGCTCATCGCCGCACGGGGCGAACCCGACGAGGCGAAGCGAAAAAAGATCTATGGCGACATGCAGGTGCTCGTACACGAAACCGGCGGGATTGGTATTCCTCTGTTCGTGAGCTCACTCGACGGCCATACGACCCGGCTGAAAGGACTCGGCTCCATTCCGCTCGCTGGCCTGATGGGCTTCACGTTTGCGGAACACGTCTGGCTCGAGTCCTGA
- a CDS encoding GNAT family N-acetyltransferase gives MSGRNESEVASRAIVYRPFSLEDAAAARALSSELSWPHRLEDWQFVAQVGKGFVAQDGGGTLVGTGLCWKYGPDRASLGMLIVSPQHQGQGIGRKLMELLMEELGERTVILHATTEGQPLYKKLGFEAIGTIHQHQGTAFQLPLVSLPQGERLRPLGSNDTARLIDLASRASGLDRGTLLPALLEVSEGIALARDGDLIGFALFRRFGPGFAIGPVVAPESDDSCRAKALISYWLALNAGAFVRIDTPHECRLSEWLEGLGLASAGTVVKMARNGTLPADASVRQFGIVNQAVC, from the coding sequence ATGTCCGGCCGAAACGAATCCGAGGTCGCGAGTCGCGCAATTGTCTACCGTCCTTTTTCACTCGAGGACGCCGCCGCAGCGCGCGCACTTTCGAGCGAGCTCAGTTGGCCTCATCGCCTGGAGGACTGGCAATTTGTCGCTCAGGTGGGCAAGGGATTCGTCGCGCAGGATGGCGGCGGAACACTGGTTGGCACGGGGCTCTGCTGGAAGTACGGGCCTGATCGCGCATCGCTCGGAATGTTGATTGTGTCTCCGCAGCACCAAGGTCAGGGAATCGGACGAAAGCTCATGGAACTTCTGATGGAAGAACTCGGCGAGAGGACGGTCATTCTTCACGCCACAACAGAGGGCCAGCCGCTGTATAAGAAGCTCGGCTTCGAAGCGATTGGAACAATCCATCAGCACCAGGGAACCGCATTCCAGTTGCCACTTGTTTCGCTCCCACAAGGCGAGAGGCTTCGCCCGCTCGGCTCGAACGATACTGCGCGCCTGATCGATCTCGCGTCCCGTGCTAGCGGCCTGGACCGCGGCACGCTCCTGCCTGCGCTTCTCGAAGTTTCCGAAGGGATCGCGCTCGCCCGTGATGGCGATCTCATTGGCTTCGCGCTTTTCCGACGCTTCGGACCCGGTTTCGCGATCGGCCCCGTCGTCGCGCCGGAGTCCGACGACTCTTGCCGTGCCAAGGCGTTAATCAGTTACTGGCTCGCGCTGAACGCGGGCGCATTCGTACGTATTGACACGCCTCATGAGTGCCGACTCTCGGAATGGCTGGAAGGACTCGGACTTGCAAGCGCGGGTACCGTTGTGAAAATGGCACGCAACGGTACGCTTCCCGCTGATGCATCCGTTCGACAATTCGGCATCGTTAATCAGGCCGTCTGCTAG
- a CDS encoding aldehyde dehydrogenase family protein, translating into MDSFDPGQVAVRSGHFIGGKHVEEGAQKLQVVRPSDGVAYASIPVASAEMTDRVIENAWSAWRASGWGQSAPRERASVLRRFADLVAADAETLAPLEALGSTRPIREARAWDVPFTAEGIRFYAEFADKIGGDVAATDHDHLGMTIAEPYGVVGAIAPWNFPLVMASWKLAPALAAGNAVVLKSSEATPFSVLRLAELAVEAGVPAGVFNVIQGDGHTTGDALVRHPHISKVTFTGSTRTGAAIMAACAQSGTKPVTLELGGKSPQIVFADAPRLDDVARRIATAVAGNAGQVCVAGSRLLVERSIADDLAERIACIFAERKAGATWSHGTTLSPIISAAQAARIESIVRRTVAGGATVLCGGRRAEGEWGGAFYSPTILRNVNEQSEAVREEVFGPVLTLQTFDTEEEALALAQHPDYGLAAGVHTADLGRALRFVRAIEAGTVWVNRYGRTSDFMIPTGGYKRSGIGKDLGRQAYEANLRFKSVLIDMRS; encoded by the coding sequence ATGGACAGCTTCGATCCCGGCCAAGTAGCGGTGCGTTCGGGGCATTTCATCGGCGGAAAACATGTCGAGGAGGGCGCGCAGAAGCTACAGGTGGTTCGGCCCTCGGATGGGGTTGCATATGCGTCGATACCAGTGGCCAGTGCTGAAATGACGGATCGTGTTATCGAGAATGCGTGGTCCGCCTGGCGTGCGAGCGGCTGGGGACAATCTGCACCGCGCGAACGCGCAAGTGTCTTGCGACGCTTTGCTGACCTTGTTGCTGCAGATGCCGAGACGCTGGCGCCGCTGGAGGCGCTTGGCTCGACCCGCCCGATTCGCGAGGCGAGAGCCTGGGATGTGCCCTTCACAGCCGAGGGCATCCGCTTCTACGCCGAGTTCGCCGACAAGATCGGCGGCGATGTCGCCGCGACTGATCACGACCACCTCGGTATGACGATAGCGGAACCTTACGGAGTGGTCGGCGCGATCGCGCCGTGGAATTTTCCCCTGGTGATGGCTTCGTGGAAGCTTGCACCGGCACTCGCGGCGGGAAATGCAGTCGTGTTGAAGTCCTCGGAGGCGACGCCGTTTTCGGTGCTGCGCCTCGCGGAGCTGGCCGTCGAAGCGGGCGTGCCAGCGGGTGTTTTCAACGTGATACAGGGCGACGGTCACACGACCGGCGATGCCCTTGTGCGTCATCCGCATATCTCGAAAGTGACGTTCACCGGGTCCACGCGCACGGGAGCCGCGATCATGGCGGCATGCGCTCAATCAGGCACGAAGCCGGTTACCTTGGAACTGGGCGGGAAGAGTCCCCAGATTGTCTTTGCGGATGCCCCGCGGCTCGACGACGTGGCGCGTCGCATTGCGACAGCGGTGGCAGGCAACGCTGGCCAGGTGTGTGTCGCGGGATCACGTCTACTGGTCGAGCGGTCAATCGCGGACGACCTGGCCGAGCGGATCGCGTGCATCTTCGCCGAACGTAAGGCGGGCGCGACATGGTCGCACGGCACGACTCTCTCGCCGATCATCTCCGCGGCCCAGGCGGCGCGCATCGAATCGATTGTGCGGCGCACAGTAGCTGGCGGCGCCACCGTGCTTTGCGGAGGGCGTCGCGCGGAGGGGGAATGGGGCGGAGCATTCTATTCGCCAACCATTCTCCGCAACGTCAATGAGCAATCCGAAGCGGTGCGGGAGGAGGTGTTTGGCCCCGTTCTGACACTTCAGACGTTTGATACAGAAGAAGAAGCGCTGGCGCTGGCCCAGCACCCCGACTATGGCCTGGCGGCAGGTGTGCACACCGCGGATCTGGGTCGTGCACTGCGCTTCGTGCGCGCTATCGAAGCGGGAACCGTATGGGTGAATCGCTACGGGAGAACCAGCGATTTCATGATTCCAACGGGCGGCTACAAGCGCTCCGGCATTGGAAAGGATCTTGGGCGGCAGGCATATGAAGCGAATCTGCGTTTCAAAAGCGTCCTGATCGACATGCGGTCATGA
- a CDS encoding NAD(P)/FAD-dependent oxidoreductase: MKLDSYWLDTAPAGIQACEGPVNGHVDVAVIGGGFTGLSAALALGKRGAAVAVLDAGRIGGGASGRNGGQCNTGVAQDYATLREQLGVERARGCYLAYAAAVETVERLIREERIDCDYLASGKLKLAAKPHHLAHLERTAELISREVDPDVEIVPRGRIRSEVESDSFFGGLLHKHGGQMHMGKFAVGLANAAVRQGARLFEHAEVTSIGKYGSVYRIESARGSLHAQQVLIATGPSRHGPFGWYRRRMAPVGSFIIVTEPLPAEDLARLLPNRRSYTTSRLMHNYFRVTPDSRLLLGGRARFTASEQPSDEKSGRILQANLAQIFPGLGNARIDYCWGGLVDITADRLPRAGQHDGIYFSMGYSGHGTQMSTHMGQVMADVISGNPEANPWRDFDWPAIPGHTGKPWFLPLVGAYFRIKDVFY, translated from the coding sequence ATGAAACTCGACTCCTACTGGCTCGACACCGCGCCTGCCGGCATTCAGGCTTGCGAGGGTCCCGTCAATGGACATGTGGACGTCGCTGTGATCGGCGGCGGTTTCACCGGACTGTCTGCTGCGCTCGCGCTCGGCAAGCGCGGCGCGGCGGTTGCGGTGCTCGACGCCGGACGCATCGGCGGCGGCGCGTCGGGGCGCAATGGCGGCCAATGCAACACGGGCGTCGCGCAGGACTATGCGACGCTGCGCGAGCAACTGGGCGTCGAGCGCGCCCGAGGCTGTTATCTCGCGTATGCGGCCGCCGTCGAGACCGTTGAGCGGCTGATTCGCGAAGAGCGCATCGATTGCGATTACCTTGCGTCGGGCAAGCTGAAGCTCGCAGCGAAGCCGCATCATCTCGCACATCTCGAACGTACGGCCGAACTGATCAGCCGCGAAGTTGATCCCGATGTCGAGATCGTTCCTCGCGGGCGCATTCGCAGCGAAGTCGAGTCGGACAGTTTTTTTGGCGGCCTGCTGCATAAGCACGGCGGGCAGATGCACATGGGCAAGTTCGCGGTTGGTCTGGCGAATGCGGCCGTCCGCCAGGGGGCGAGGCTGTTTGAACATGCTGAGGTAACGTCCATCGGCAAGTACGGCAGCGTATATCGCATCGAGTCCGCGCGCGGCTCGTTGCATGCGCAGCAGGTGTTGATCGCGACAGGCCCATCGCGACACGGGCCCTTCGGCTGGTACCGGCGTCGAATGGCCCCGGTTGGATCGTTCATCATTGTGACGGAACCCTTGCCCGCCGAGGACCTCGCGCGGCTGTTGCCGAATCGACGCTCCTACACGACGAGCCGTCTGATGCATAACTACTTCCGTGTCACGCCCGATTCCCGTCTGCTGCTCGGTGGACGCGCGCGCTTCACGGCATCGGAGCAGCCGTCGGATGAAAAAAGTGGTCGTATTCTGCAGGCGAATCTGGCGCAAATCTTCCCGGGCCTTGGCAACGCGCGCATCGACTATTGCTGGGGTGGACTCGTCGATATCACGGCTGACCGTCTGCCACGCGCGGGACAACACGACGGTATTTACTTTTCGATGGGTTACAGCGGCCACGGCACGCAGATGTCGACGCACATGGGCCAGGTGATGGCCGATGTTATATCCGGAAACCCAGAAGCCAACCCATGGCGCGACTTCGACTGGCCCGCCATTCCAGGGCATACGGGCAAACCATGGTTTCTGCCGCTCGTCGGCGCCTATTTCCGGATCAAAGACGTCTTTTATTGA
- a CDS encoding haloacid dehalogenase type II, producing the protein MIDFEPKYITFDCYGTLTKFRMGDMAREMYGNRLQGAELEQFVAFFSGYRRDEVLGAWKPYRDVIVNAVRRACKRMNVEFNEAEAEKFYLAVPTWGPHPDVPEGLSRLAKKYKLVILSNASDDQIQSNVDKLGAPFHRVFTAQQAQSYKPRMQGFEYMFDQLNCNPEDVLHVSSSPRYDLMTAHDMGIKHKAFVKRGHEPDAPYYEYYEVDTIGDLATQLGL; encoded by the coding sequence ATGATCGATTTCGAGCCAAAGTACATCACGTTCGACTGCTACGGCACGTTGACGAAATTCCGCATGGGCGACATGGCCCGCGAGATGTACGGCAATCGCCTTCAAGGCGCCGAACTGGAGCAATTCGTCGCGTTCTTCTCGGGCTATCGCCGCGACGAAGTGCTGGGTGCATGGAAGCCGTATCGCGACGTGATCGTCAATGCCGTTCGCCGCGCCTGCAAGCGCATGAACGTCGAGTTCAATGAAGCGGAAGCCGAAAAGTTCTACCTCGCCGTGCCGACGTGGGGTCCGCACCCGGACGTGCCGGAAGGCCTCTCCCGTCTCGCGAAGAAATACAAGCTCGTGATCCTGTCGAACGCATCGGACGACCAGATCCAGAGCAATGTTGACAAGCTCGGCGCACCCTTCCACCGCGTGTTCACTGCCCAGCAGGCCCAGTCATACAAGCCGCGCATGCAGGGATTCGAGTACATGTTCGACCAGCTGAACTGCAACCCGGAGGACGTGCTGCATGTGTCGTCGAGCCCTCGCTACGATCTGATGACGGCGCATGACATGGGCATCAAGCACAAGGCGTTCGTCAAGCGCGGCCACGAACCGGATGCGCCGTACTACGAGTACTATGAAGTCGACACCATCGGCGATCTGGCAACGCAACTCGGCCTGTGA
- a CDS encoding ABC transporter permease, with translation MNRPDTPHARTVFYAVPDEETPAGTEAFQETSAAVPVAKRGPLRRFASRFSLLGLIGLVIVVFWLGVAFIGPLVAPYKGGAVTSTEVFGAYSAAHLFGTDYLGRDMLSRVLYGTQYTVGLALASTVLASCIGTFFGLVAAVSGRWVDEILSRLFDALISIPSKILALVIIAAFGSSVPMLIMVAALAYIPGAFRISRSLAVNLMTLEYVQVAKARGEGLFYIARVEVLPNMIHPMLADFGLRFVFIVLLLSGLSFLGLGVQPPNADWGSLVRENISGLAQGAPAVLMPAIAIATLTVGVNLLIDSLRRHGARAHGGGQ, from the coding sequence ATGAACCGACCCGACACACCCCACGCGAGGACCGTTTTTTATGCGGTGCCCGATGAAGAAACCCCTGCTGGTACCGAAGCGTTTCAGGAGACGTCCGCCGCGGTGCCTGTTGCAAAGCGTGGTCCGCTGCGCCGTTTCGCGAGCCGCTTCTCGCTGCTTGGCCTGATAGGCCTCGTCATCGTCGTGTTCTGGCTCGGCGTCGCGTTTATCGGGCCGCTGGTTGCGCCGTACAAGGGGGGCGCGGTAACGTCGACGGAGGTGTTCGGGGCGTATAGCGCGGCACATCTGTTCGGCACCGATTACCTGGGCCGCGATATGCTGAGTCGCGTTCTCTATGGCACGCAGTACACCGTGGGACTCGCGCTGGCATCGACGGTGCTCGCCAGTTGCATCGGCACGTTCTTCGGGCTGGTTGCTGCCGTGTCCGGGAGGTGGGTCGACGAAATACTGAGCCGACTGTTTGACGCGCTGATCTCAATTCCGAGCAAGATCCTGGCGCTCGTCATCATCGCCGCATTCGGTTCGTCGGTGCCGATGTTGATCATGGTCGCCGCGCTCGCGTACATTCCGGGTGCGTTTCGCATCTCGCGTTCCCTCGCTGTCAACCTGATGACGCTCGAATACGTGCAGGTCGCGAAAGCGCGCGGCGAAGGGCTGTTCTACATCGCGCGCGTCGAGGTGCTGCCCAACATGATTCATCCGATGCTCGCAGATTTCGGCCTGCGCTTCGTGTTCATTGTGTTGCTGCTTAGCGGCTTGAGCTTCCTTGGCCTTGGTGTGCAGCCGCCGAATGCCGACTGGGGTTCGCTGGTGCGCGAGAACATCAGCGGGCTCGCGCAAGGCGCGCCTGCCGTGCTGATGCCCGCCATTGCGATTGCAACGCTGACGGTCGGCGTGAATCTGCTGATCGACAGCCTTCGCCGTCATGGCGCGCGCGCTCATGGAGGCGGCCAATGA
- a CDS encoding aspartate aminotransferase family protein, protein MSIPSLIEADRRHLIHPVVSYRAHEARGVTVLESAQGVFLRDIDGNALLDAFSGLWCVNTGYGHQSIVDAAAKQMARLPYATGYFHFGSEPAIQLAAKLVELSPASLQHVYFTLGGSDAVDSALRFITHYYNATGRPSKKHIIALQRGYHGSSAIGAGLTALPAFHRNFDVPLPTQHHIPSPYAYRNDYADDDALIAASVAALEAKVEALGADNVAAFFCEPIQGSGGVIVPPVGWLKAMREACRKLGILFVADEVITGFGRTGPLFACEAEGVEPDLMTVAKGLTAGYAPMGAVLMSDAVYQGIADGSDVSAAIGHGHTYSAHPVSAAIGLEVMRLYHEGGLLANGIARAPRFAQGLDALLAHPLVGDSRHRGLLGALELVSDKDTRQGFDASLKLPDRIAAAAYGNGLVFRAFGDNILGFAPALCYTESEFDMLFERLEKTLDEVLAQADVRAALKGQIESNRRAAA, encoded by the coding sequence ATGTCTATCCCATCGCTCATCGAAGCCGACCGTAGGCATTTGATCCACCCCGTCGTTAGCTATCGCGCGCATGAAGCGCGTGGCGTAACTGTCCTCGAATCCGCGCAGGGCGTGTTCCTGCGCGACATCGACGGCAACGCGCTGCTCGACGCATTTTCAGGCCTCTGGTGCGTAAACACCGGCTACGGCCATCAGAGCATCGTCGATGCGGCCGCGAAGCAGATGGCTCGCCTGCCCTACGCGACGGGCTACTTTCACTTCGGCTCTGAGCCCGCCATCCAACTCGCGGCGAAGCTCGTCGAACTGTCGCCCGCGTCGCTGCAGCACGTGTACTTCACGCTGGGCGGATCGGATGCCGTCGACTCCGCGCTACGCTTCATCACGCACTACTACAACGCGACGGGCCGCCCGTCGAAGAAACACATCATCGCGCTGCAACGTGGCTATCATGGTTCGTCGGCGATCGGCGCGGGGCTGACCGCGCTGCCCGCGTTCCACCGCAACTTCGATGTGCCACTGCCGACGCAGCATCACATTCCGTCGCCCTACGCGTACCGCAACGATTACGCCGACGACGACGCGCTGATCGCCGCATCCGTCGCCGCTCTCGAAGCCAAGGTCGAAGCGCTCGGCGCGGACAACGTCGCCGCGTTCTTCTGCGAGCCGATCCAGGGCTCGGGCGGCGTGATCGTGCCGCCCGTCGGATGGTTGAAGGCGATGCGCGAAGCTTGCCGCAAGCTCGGCATCCTGTTCGTCGCCGACGAAGTGATTACGGGTTTCGGCCGGACGGGGCCGCTCTTCGCGTGCGAAGCGGAAGGCGTCGAGCCGGACCTGATGACCGTCGCCAAGGGCCTCACGGCGGGCTATGCGCCGATGGGCGCGGTGCTGATGTCGGATGCCGTCTATCAGGGCATCGCCGACGGCAGCGACGTGTCGGCGGCGATCGGCCACGGGCATACGTACTCGGCACACCCGGTGAGCGCTGCGATCGGACTCGAAGTCATGCGCCTCTATCATGAAGGCGGGTTGCTCGCGAACGGCATCGCTCGCGCGCCGCGCTTCGCGCAAGGGCTCGACGCGTTGCTTGCGCATCCGCTCGTCGGCGATTCGCGGCATCGAGGTCTGCTCGGCGCGCTCGAACTCGTGTCGGACAAGGACACGAGGCAGGGCTTCGACGCGTCGCTGAAACTGCCTGACCGCATCGCCGCCGCCGCGTACGGCAACGGTCTCGTGTTTCGCGCATTCGGCGACAACATCCTCGGCTTTGCGCCCGCGCTGTGCTACACGGAAAGCGAGTTCGACATGCTGTTCGAGCGCCTCGAAAAGACGCTCGATGAAGTGCTTGCGCAAGCTGATGTCCGCGCCGCGCTTAAGGGGCAGATCGAATCCAACCGTCGTGCGGCCGCTTGA
- a CDS encoding ABC transporter permease yields MKANAQRLIAARLGFALVTLLLVSAIVFAITGLLPGDAAQQALGQAATPEQVEVLRHQFGLDQPALQRYFQWLFHLASGSFGTSLSNNMPVSELIATRLPNTLMLAGLTAAVSVPVALAIGILSAMYRGSLLDRVLNVLTLSTVAVPEFLIATIAVLIFAVKLRWLPALSYLSEVTSFSALVRIYAMPVMTLCCVIVAQMARMTRAAVLDQLSASYVEMAVLKGASPVRIVLRDVLPNTIGPIANAVALSLSYLFGGVVIVESIFNYPGLASLMVDAVTNRDMPLVQGCVMVFCAAYLALVLIADLCQIISNPRLRQR; encoded by the coding sequence ATGAAAGCAAACGCGCAACGACTCATCGCCGCCCGCCTCGGCTTCGCGCTGGTCACGCTGCTGCTGGTGTCCGCTATCGTGTTCGCGATCACCGGCCTGCTGCCCGGCGACGCAGCGCAGCAGGCACTCGGCCAGGCGGCGACGCCAGAACAGGTGGAAGTCTTGCGTCACCAGTTTGGGCTTGATCAGCCCGCGCTGCAGCGCTATTTCCAGTGGCTCTTTCATCTGGCAAGCGGCAGCTTCGGCACCTCGCTGTCGAACAACATGCCCGTGAGCGAGCTGATCGCCACGCGCCTGCCGAATACGCTCATGCTCGCAGGGCTGACGGCCGCCGTGTCGGTGCCCGTCGCACTAGCGATCGGTATCTTGTCGGCGATGTATCGTGGTTCGCTGCTCGACCGCGTGCTCAACGTGCTCACTTTGTCGACCGTCGCCGTACCCGAATTCCTCATCGCGACCATCGCTGTGCTGATCTTCGCCGTCAAGCTGCGCTGGCTGCCGGCGCTCTCGTATCTGTCGGAGGTCACGTCGTTCAGCGCACTAGTGCGTATCTATGCCATGCCCGTGATGACGCTGTGCTGCGTGATCGTGGCGCAGATGGCGCGCATGACCCGCGCGGCGGTGCTCGATCAACTGAGTGCGTCATACGTCGAGATGGCTGTGCTCAAGGGCGCGTCGCCGGTACGCATTGTGTTGCGCGATGTGCTGCCCAACACGATCGGCCCGATCGCCAATGCGGTCGCCCTGAGTTTGTCCTACCTGTTCGGCGGCGTCGTGATCGTCGAATCGATCTTCAACTATCCGGGGCTCGCGAGCCTGATGGTCGACGCCGTGACGAATCGCGACATGCCGCTGGTGCAAGGATGCGTAATGGTGTTTTGCGCAGCGTATCTCGCGCTCGTACTCATTGCCGACCTCTGTCAGATCATCTCCAATCCGAGGCTGCGTCAACGATGA